Below is a genomic region from Elusimicrobiota bacterium.
TGGTCCCGGCTGCAGTGCAGCCGGCTCCGGTTTCACAGGTCCTCGCACCCGAGCTCAAGGCGGAGGCTCCCGTCGCCGAGGCGGCGCCCGTCCCGGCCGCGGCTCAGGACGCCGCCAAGTCATTGGCCGAGGCCAAGGAGAAGAAGGAAAGCGCGCCCGGGCTGTTCCGGCGCATGTCCAGGCTCTTCGACGGCGGGCGCCCAGCGCCCCCGGAGCCCGTCCTGGCGGATTATCTTCAGAGCGCGCCGCAGCTGCCTCTGGCTCCGGTGGACCTCCTGCCGGCCTGGGCCAAGCTCGTCTCGGCCCCGGTCCGGCCTCAGATCCGCTTCCAGCTCGACAGCCTGGAGAAGTGGGGCGCGGGCGCGGGCACGGTGCGGCCCATCACCGTGACCGAAGGCCGCGCTGAGCTGCCGGCCCAGGACGTGTTCGAGGCGCAGGGACTGGTTCAGAAGGCCTGGTCTTTGCCGGCCGGAGCCCGCCAAGCCAGGCTGGTGGATTCCAAGGTCTTCTACGTGGATGCCCAGGGCCGCCTGGCGGTCCAGGACCGGGACTCGGGCCAGACCAAGACCTATCAGGCGGCCTCCGGCAAAGTGGAGCGCTTCCTGGTGGACGGCTCGGAAGAGGTCTACGCGGTGGTGGACAAGAGGCTGGAGCGCTGGCGGCTCAACCGCCTCGAAGCGGTCCAGATAGCCGGGGACGATTTCGACGCCGGGTCCATCGGGGCCATGGTGAACAAGGAAGAGGACGAAAAGGGCACCGGCTTCTCGCTCTATTTCCCGGGCGGACGCGTCAGGTGGAGCCAGCTCGGCGTGGAGAAGTACCTGGGCGGCCTGCGCCTGACCAAGGACGGCTCGGCCAGCGCAGGACTGATCCCTGCGGGCGCGGGGCTCTACTACCGCGTGCAGGACGGCAAGACCACGCTTTGGAAGGGCTCCAATGCCTCCAACGAGGTCGACGAGCTCGGAGACATGCCCTATGCCGCGGTCTCCGCGGCTCGCGTGCCGGGACGCAACGCGCTCGTCGCGGTCACGGCCGAGGGCGTGGTGCAGTGGGACCTCGACAGCCACAGGTACCGCCTTTTCCGGGTGCCGGGCCTGGCCGAGGCCGCGGCGCGGGGCGATCTGCTCATCCAGAGCGCCGCGGACCGGGTGTTCCTCTCGGCCGCGGGCCGCGTCATGGAGCTGAGCCTGCCGCGGCTCGACCAAGAGGTCACCAGCGCGGACCGCACGCGCGTCTGGTCCGAAGCCAACCCCATGTTCGTGAAGGACGGTCTCCTGCACATCGGCGACTTCACCTTCCCCGTCACGAAGAAGGCCCCGGTCCCGCAGTCCTGGCGGCAGCGGCTCTCGGTGGCCGTCAAGCGCGCCTTGGGCCGGCCGGTCCCGCCGCAAGCGGTCCTGGACCTGGGCATCAATGAGAAGGACTGGCAAGCCTTGAACCTGCCGACCAACAAGCGCCTCATCTACGACACCCTGAAGGGCTTCACCCTCAACCAGCACGTGCTCTACATCGGCGAGACCGGGGGCGGCAAGACCTGGATCGCGGACAAGCTCGCCAAGCTCACCGGCAACGAGTTGTGGATGGTCTCCATGAACGAGTACACGCGCAACAAGGACCTCATCGCGCGGGAGACCTTCGGCGAGGAGGGCAAGAACAAGACCGGC
It encodes:
- a CDS encoding AAA family ATPase; the encoded protein is MRRSLLAAALVSALCAPSQAVVRSVSVVEPGPTGAPAGGVGSFKNPGSGGLSTVTPLKLGLDSALGAAAAPQVKTAPGLVPAAVQPAPVSQVLAPELKAEAPVAEAAPVPAAAQDAAKSLAEAKEKKESAPGLFRRMSRLFDGGRPAPPEPVLADYLQSAPQLPLAPVDLLPAWAKLVSAPVRPQIRFQLDSLEKWGAGAGTVRPITVTEGRAELPAQDVFEAQGLVQKAWSLPAGARQARLVDSKVFYVDAQGRLAVQDRDSGQTKTYQAASGKVERFLVDGSEEVYAVVDKRLERWRLNRLEAVQIAGDDFDAGSIGAMVNKEEDEKGTGFSLYFPGGRVRWSQLGVEKYLGGLRLTKDGSASAGLIPAGAGLYYRVQDGKTTLWKGSNASNEVDELGDMPYAAVSAARVPGRNALVAVTAEGVVQWDLDSHRYRLFRVPGLAEAAARGDLLIQSAADRVFLSAAGRVMELSLPRLDQEVTSADRTRVWSEANPMFVKDGLLHIGDFTFPVTKKAPVPQSWRQRLSVAVKRALGRPVPPQAVLDLGINEKDWQALNLPTNKRLIYDTLKGFTLNQHVLYIGETGGGKTWIADKLAKLTGNELWMVSMNEYTRNKDLIARETFGEEGKNKTGLTMSTVLRWMTEGGVLLLDEMHKPLEGIAVLNNILQNGEYRLPDGRVIKYDKKKSWVIGTMNPVKPPYKGEPPSGEL